The Sphingomonas alpina genome has a segment encoding these proteins:
- the gspM gene encoding type II secretion system protein GspM, translating into MIAAFSSWFTGRSLREKRLLIVMAALAALTLVWAGIIRPVTDGLSAARERHAGAVIRVAETESRLAALKSLQQDRPAPLGAPLDTIIRDRANNAGFPLANVTMQGGDRVQIDIAAAKPGALLGWIADLELAGILVDSLNLTNNGDQTVAAAITLKVRGQ; encoded by the coding sequence ATGATCGCCGCCTTTAGCAGCTGGTTCACTGGCCGGTCGCTGCGCGAAAAGCGCTTGCTCATCGTGATGGCCGCGCTGGCGGCGCTGACCCTGGTCTGGGCCGGGATTATCCGGCCGGTCACCGACGGCCTGTCCGCGGCGCGCGAACGCCATGCCGGGGCGGTGATCCGCGTCGCCGAAACCGAATCACGGCTCGCAGCGCTGAAATCGTTGCAGCAGGATCGGCCGGCACCGCTCGGTGCCCCGCTCGACACGATCATCCGCGACCGCGCCAACAATGCCGGATTCCCGCTTGCCAATGTCACGATGCAGGGCGGCGACCGGGTGCAGATCGACATCGCCGCCGCAAAGCCGGGGGCGCTGCTTGGCTGGATTGCCGATCTGGAACTGGCAGGCATATTGGTCGATTCGCTCAACCTGACCAATAATGGCGATCAGACGGTGGCGGCGGCCATCACCCTGAAGGTGCGAGGACAATGA
- a CDS encoding Glu/Leu/Phe/Val family dehydrogenase, producing MIMSTWGFPDFDDHEGVHLFTDSKSGLQAVIAVHSTNLGPAAGGVRFWHYADSDRAITDALRLSRGMSFKNAMAGLPMGGGKGVVLAAKPGDTISTAQLEAFGRAVDSLGGRYVTAEDVGMSEASMKIIATMTRHVSGLPVAAGSAGGDPGPYTAHGVYLGVKAAAKRGLGADSMKDVHVAIQGVGSVGGGLARLLARDGARLTLADVNKDRAKALAVELSAEVAATDAILGLKADIVSPNALGAILTEESIAALQTTVIAGGANNQLATREDGARLAARGILYAPDYVINAGGIINVGLEYLGQGDEAEVNARIARIPERLVEVWDESDRSGAPASDVADMIAKRLIGRS from the coding sequence ATGATCATGAGCACCTGGGGCTTTCCCGATTTCGACGACCATGAGGGCGTCCACCTGTTCACGGACTCCAAGTCCGGCCTCCAGGCGGTCATCGCCGTCCATTCGACCAATCTCGGCCCGGCCGCGGGCGGGGTGCGCTTCTGGCATTATGCCGACAGCGACCGTGCGATCACCGATGCATTGCGCCTCTCGCGCGGCATGAGCTTCAAGAATGCGATGGCCGGCCTGCCGATGGGCGGCGGCAAGGGCGTGGTGCTGGCGGCGAAGCCCGGCGATACCATCAGCACTGCGCAGCTCGAGGCGTTCGGCCGTGCGGTCGACTCGCTCGGCGGGCGCTATGTGACGGCCGAGGATGTCGGCATGTCCGAAGCCAGCATGAAGATCATCGCGACCATGACTCGCCATGTCTCCGGCCTGCCGGTTGCGGCGGGGAGTGCGGGCGGCGACCCCGGCCCCTATACCGCGCATGGCGTCTATCTCGGCGTCAAGGCAGCCGCGAAGCGGGGGCTAGGCGCCGACTCGATGAAGGACGTGCATGTCGCGATCCAGGGCGTCGGCAGTGTCGGCGGCGGCCTGGCCAGATTGCTCGCCCGTGATGGCGCGCGTCTGACTCTGGCGGACGTGAACAAGGATCGCGCGAAGGCGCTGGCGGTCGAACTGAGCGCGGAAGTCGCCGCGACCGATGCGATCCTCGGCCTGAAGGCGGATATCGTCAGCCCCAATGCGCTTGGCGCGATCCTGACCGAAGAGTCGATTGCCGCGCTGCAGACCACAGTGATTGCCGGCGGCGCGAACAACCAGCTTGCGACGCGCGAAGATGGTGCGCGGCTGGCGGCGCGCGGGATTCTTTATGCGCCTGACTATGTCATCAACGCCGGCGGCATCATCAATGTCGGGCTCGAATATCTCGGCCAGGGTGACGAGGCCGAGGTCAATGCCCGCATCGCCCGGATTCCCGAGCGCCTGGTCGAGGTGTGGGACGAGAGCGACCGCAGCGGCGCGCCGGCGTCGGACGTGGCCGACATGATCGCCAAGCGGTTGATCGGGCGCAGCTGA
- the ccmC gene encoding heme ABC transporter permease CcmC: MASLHAFANPARFLKLARPLTPFLFWGGLGLIVLGTWAGLLVTPPDYLQGETVRILYIHVPSAWLGMAGWSGIAASSILFLVWRHPLAGVAARAIALPGAVFTALCLITGSIWGRPTWGTWWQWDGRLTSMLLLFFVYLGYMALARADADRGGDGRIPAIYGVAGSVLLPIIRYSVVWWNTLHQGQSIGLTGSKIAGSILWPLPVMLLGFTLFFAAIVLMRMRTMLATAKSEARMRRMATS, translated from the coding sequence GTGGCCTCCCTTCATGCCTTTGCCAATCCCGCCCGCTTCCTGAAGCTCGCGCGCCCGCTGACGCCTTTCCTGTTCTGGGGCGGGCTGGGGCTGATCGTGCTTGGCACCTGGGCCGGGTTGCTCGTGACCCCGCCCGATTATCTTCAGGGCGAGACGGTGCGGATCCTCTACATCCATGTGCCGAGCGCATGGCTGGGTATGGCCGGGTGGAGTGGGATCGCGGCGTCGAGCATCCTGTTCCTGGTCTGGCGCCATCCGCTCGCAGGGGTCGCTGCGCGGGCGATTGCGCTGCCCGGTGCGGTGTTTACTGCGCTGTGCTTGATTACCGGCTCGATCTGGGGGCGGCCGACCTGGGGTACCTGGTGGCAATGGGACGGGCGGCTGACCTCGATGCTGCTGCTGTTCTTCGTCTATCTCGGCTATATGGCGCTGGCTCGCGCCGATGCCGATCGCGGCGGCGATGGGCGCATTCCCGCAATCTATGGCGTTGCCGGATCCGTGCTGCTGCCGATCATCCGCTATTCGGTGGTGTGGTGGAACACGCTGCACCAGGGCCAGAGCATTGGCCTGACCGGCTCGAAGATCGCCGGCAGCATCCTCTGGCCGTTGCCGGTGATGCTGCTCGGCTTCACCCTGTTCTTTGCCGCGATCGTGCTGATGCGGATGCGCACCATGCTCGCGACGGCCAAGTCCGAGGCGCGGATGCGCCGGATGGCAACCTCGTGA
- the ccmE gene encoding cytochrome c maturation protein CcmE produces the protein MKAKHQRLMLVLLAVVAIAGASGLALSALKDQAAFFYAPSDVAKSGPPVGRAVRLGGMVKKGSIERQADGVSIRFVVTDGAATVPVSFSGITPDLFKEASGVVAEGSFNADGSFTATNLLAKHDERYMPPQVAQTREGNMHETKSLEP, from the coding sequence ATGAAAGCAAAGCATCAGCGGCTGATGCTCGTGCTGCTTGCCGTGGTGGCGATTGCCGGCGCAAGCGGCCTCGCCTTGTCTGCACTCAAGGATCAGGCCGCCTTCTTCTATGCGCCGTCGGATGTCGCAAAATCGGGGCCGCCGGTCGGTCGCGCGGTGCGGCTCGGCGGCATGGTCAAGAAAGGGTCGATCGAGCGCCAAGCAGACGGCGTGTCGATCCGGTTCGTGGTCACCGACGGCGCCGCCACCGTCCCGGTCAGCTTCAGCGGCATCACCCCCGATCTGTTCAAGGAGGCCTCGGGCGTGGTCGCCGAAGGCAGCTTCAACGCCGATGGCAGTTTCACCGCGACCAATTTGCTGGCCAAGCATGACGAGCGCTATATGCCCCCACAGGTCGCCCAGACGCGTGAAGGCAACATGCACGAGACGAAGTCGCTCGAGCCATGA
- a CDS encoding heme lyase CcmF/NrfE family subunit — MIAEGGLAALWMAAALAALQLIMAAVGIAKQRDDVMAAVRPVAIVQGLLTTLAMGALIAVFMRSDMSVLLVAENSHSAKPWLYKFAGAWGNHEGSMLLWVTILGLAGGAIAIFEDRLNKSTLIATLGAQAAIALGFYAFLLFSSNPFTRLSPAAPDGAGLNPLLQDPGLAFHPPTLYIGYVGISVAFSFAVGALITRDVGPAFARAMRPWILAAWIFLTLGITAGSYWAYYELGWGGWWFWDPVENASLMPWLAATALLHSVTVLATRDGLRAWTVMLAVVAFSMSMVGTFLVRSGILTSVHAFAVDPERGSFILALLVIYIGGALALFGARVGTVHQGRTFELVSREGALVANNLLLSVILGIVLIGTLYPIVAASMGTQLSVGPPFFDKTAGPIALILVAFMAAGPLMRWRRDESGLIVSRMLGPIAATCFTWAAVFMVTGGIAILPMLGLGLAAGLAVASVAPLWKRNLRRTPLFTWGMVIAHLGIAVSLAGMACDSAFTKETLVAARVGQPYKVGPYRVTLDGISPVIGSNWSALQAQLTVRRGEDGTPFALHPQSRFFSSPPTVTSESAIATRLDGQLYTVLGAPDGQGRWQLRLWWKPFVTFIWLGGALIALGGALSLFGRVRRERQVVLREAYA; from the coding sequence ATGATCGCCGAAGGGGGGCTGGCAGCATTATGGATGGCGGCGGCGCTGGCGGCGTTGCAGCTGATCATGGCCGCGGTCGGCATCGCCAAGCAGCGTGATGACGTCATGGCGGCGGTACGCCCCGTGGCGATCGTGCAGGGACTGCTGACCACGCTGGCGATGGGCGCGTTGATCGCAGTGTTCATGCGCTCCGACATGTCGGTGCTGCTGGTCGCGGAGAACAGCCATTCGGCCAAGCCCTGGCTGTACAAATTCGCCGGCGCCTGGGGTAATCATGAAGGGTCCATGCTGCTCTGGGTCACCATATTGGGACTGGCGGGCGGCGCGATCGCGATCTTCGAGGATCGGCTGAACAAGTCGACGCTGATCGCGACGCTGGGTGCGCAGGCAGCAATTGCCCTTGGTTTCTATGCCTTTCTGCTCTTTTCCTCCAATCCGTTCACAAGATTGAGCCCGGCCGCGCCCGACGGGGCCGGCCTCAATCCGCTGCTGCAGGACCCCGGCTTGGCGTTCCATCCGCCGACATTATACATCGGCTATGTCGGCATTTCGGTCGCCTTTTCCTTCGCCGTCGGGGCGCTGATCACGCGCGATGTCGGCCCGGCTTTCGCGCGAGCGATGCGGCCGTGGATCCTGGCGGCATGGATTTTCTTGACGCTCGGCATCACCGCCGGCTCCTATTGGGCCTATTATGAACTTGGCTGGGGCGGCTGGTGGTTCTGGGACCCGGTCGAGAATGCTTCGCTGATGCCGTGGCTCGCCGCGACGGCCTTGCTTCATTCGGTGACGGTGCTGGCGACGCGCGATGGTCTGCGCGCCTGGACGGTGATGCTGGCGGTGGTCGCCTTTTCGATGTCGATGGTCGGCACCTTCCTGGTCCGCTCGGGCATCCTGACCAGCGTCCATGCCTTTGCGGTCGATCCCGAACGCGGCAGTTTCATTCTCGCCTTGCTGGTCATCTATATCGGCGGCGCGCTGGCCCTGTTCGGCGCGCGCGTTGGCACGGTACATCAGGGGCGGACGTTCGAACTGGTCAGCCGCGAGGGCGCACTGGTGGCCAACAACCTGCTGCTCTCGGTCATTCTCGGTATCGTGCTGATTGGCACGCTCTATCCGATCGTCGCGGCGTCGATGGGCACGCAATTGTCGGTTGGTCCGCCTTTCTTCGACAAGACCGCCGGGCCGATCGCCCTGATCCTGGTCGCGTTCATGGCGGCCGGACCGCTGATGCGCTGGCGGCGCGATGAAAGCGGGCTGATTGTGTCGCGCATGCTTGGGCCGATTGCGGCGACCTGCTTCACCTGGGCGGCGGTGTTCATGGTCACCGGCGGGATCGCGATCCTGCCGATGCTTGGACTCGGGCTCGCGGCAGGGCTGGCGGTGGCCAGCGTCGCACCCCTGTGGAAACGCAATCTGCGCCGCACGCCCCTGTTCACCTGGGGTATGGTGATCGCGCATCTCGGTATCGCAGTCAGCTTGGCCGGTATGGCCTGCGACAGCGCCTTTACCAAGGAAACGCTGGTCGCGGCGCGTGTCGGCCAGCCATACAAGGTCGGGCCTTACCGTGTGACGCTCGACGGTATCAGCCCGGTGATCGGGTCGAACTGGTCGGCATTGCAGGCGCAATTGACGGTCCGGCGCGGGGAAGACGGCACGCCCTTCGCGCTTCATCCACAATCGCGCTTTTTCTCCTCGCCGCCGACCGTGACAAGTGAATCGGCGATCGCGACGCGGCTCGACGGACAGCTCTACACCGTGCTCGGCGCGCCGGACGGGCAGGGGCGCTGGCAGCTTCGGCTGTGGTGGAAACCGTTTGTGACCTTTATCTGGCTTGGCGGTGCATTGATCGCGCTGGGTGGTGCGCTGTCTCTGTTCGGACGCGTCCGCCGCGAACGCCAGGTCGTGCTGCGGGAGGCATATGCATGA
- a CDS encoding redoxin family protein, which translates to MKRAVIWLPLVGFALLFAVVASGLIRPADRTVRSALIGQKLPTFSLPAMVPDKPGLGSAVFGQGQPRLLNVFASWCVPCIAEAPQLMKLKQMGVPIDAIAIRDTTPAIQAFLKRNGDPYQRIGNDAESSVQLALGSSGVPETFVIDGQGRVVKQHVGDIRADDIPEILAALQSAR; encoded by the coding sequence ATGAAGCGCGCGGTAATCTGGCTGCCATTGGTGGGGTTCGCGTTGCTGTTCGCCGTCGTCGCGAGCGGCCTGATCCGGCCCGCTGATCGCACTGTGCGCTCGGCACTGATCGGCCAGAAGCTGCCGACCTTCTCCCTGCCCGCAATGGTGCCGGACAAGCCGGGGCTCGGCAGCGCGGTATTCGGTCAGGGCCAGCCGCGATTGCTCAATGTCTTCGCCAGCTGGTGCGTGCCATGCATCGCCGAGGCGCCGCAACTGATGAAGCTCAAACAGATGGGTGTGCCGATCGATGCCATTGCGATTCGCGATACAACCCCGGCGATTCAAGCGTTTCTGAAGCGCAACGGCGATCCCTATCAACGCATCGGCAACGACGCGGAGAGTTCGGTGCAACTGGCGCTTGGCTCGTCAGGTGTGCCGGAGACCTTCGTCATCGACGGCCAGGGCCGCGTAGTGAAACAGCATGTCGGCGATATCCGCGCTGACGACATTCCCGAAATTCTTGCCGCGTTGCAGTCGGCGCGATGA
- a CDS encoding cytochrome c-type biogenesis protein, with amino-acid sequence MTIFAVLALLAAPPAHADSALPPASLANTQLKDPAKEAQARALMATLRCLVCQGQAISDSDADMAGDMRSLVRRRIAAGESPEQVRKWLIARYGDYVTYDPPLSAVTAPLWLMPLVLLAIGGWLARGSFKRRRG; translated from the coding sequence GTGACGATCTTTGCTGTACTGGCATTGCTCGCCGCCCCTCCGGCTCACGCTGACAGCGCCTTGCCGCCGGCATCGCTTGCCAACACCCAGCTCAAGGACCCGGCCAAGGAAGCCCAGGCCAGGGCGTTGATGGCGACCTTGCGCTGCCTGGTGTGTCAGGGACAGGCCATCTCCGACAGTGATGCCGACATGGCCGGCGACATGCGCTCGCTGGTGCGTCGTCGTATCGCCGCCGGCGAAAGCCCCGAGCAAGTCCGCAAATGGCTGATCGCGCGCTATGGCGACTATGTGACCTATGATCCGCCGCTCAGCGCTGTGACCGCGCCCTTGTGGCTGATGCCGCTGGTGCTGCTGGCGATCGGCGGTTGGCTCGCGCGCGGGTCGTTCAAGCGCCGGCGCGGCTGA
- a CDS encoding tetratricopeptide repeat protein, protein MARARVVQAPARLMGWVILAAIAGGAALLLWRIGVSRELWSFIGSALVLGAAGYALQGRPLLAGTPVEANARPIAVDAGLVELRESMVGRLRADTAYLTAADGMTRVGDTESAVRAILGGLRRYPDSLALWTGLGTSLALHDGGQVSPTALFAFAQAARLAPKHPAPPFFTGLAYIRAGNFAQARPYWARALALTPAKISYRPELAYRLALLDRLLADADQATPR, encoded by the coding sequence TTGGCTCGCGCGCGGGTCGTTCAAGCGCCGGCGCGGCTGATGGGCTGGGTGATCCTTGCTGCGATTGCCGGCGGTGCGGCGCTGCTGCTGTGGCGCATTGGCGTCTCGCGTGAACTCTGGTCGTTCATCGGATCCGCGCTGGTGCTCGGCGCGGCCGGCTATGCGCTGCAGGGCCGGCCCTTGCTGGCGGGCACGCCGGTCGAGGCGAATGCGCGGCCGATCGCGGTCGACGCTGGTCTGGTCGAGCTGCGTGAATCGATGGTCGGGCGGTTGCGCGCCGATACGGCTTATCTGACCGCGGCGGACGGCATGACTCGCGTTGGCGATACCGAGAGCGCGGTGCGCGCGATTCTTGGTGGCCTGCGTCGCTATCCCGATAGCCTGGCGCTCTGGACCGGTCTCGGTACTTCGCTTGCGCTGCACGATGGCGGGCAGGTGTCGCCCACCGCGCTGTTCGCCTTTGCCCAGGCCGCACGGCTCGCCCCAAAACATCCGGCACCGCCCTTTTTCACTGGTCTGGCCTATATTCGCGCAGGCAATTTCGCCCAGGCTCGACCCTATTGGGCCCGCGCATTGGCGCTGACGCCGGCAAAAATCTCCTACCGGCCGGAATTGGCCTATCGGCTGGCGCTGCTCGATCGCCTGCTGGCGGACGCGGATCAGGCTACGCCGCGCTGA